In Pseudomonas sp. ADAK2, the genomic window GGCCGGTACCGGTGGCAGTGGTGGCGGCGAAGGCCGTAGAGGACAGCAGGGCAGCGAGAGCGAGAGCGGTCAGCCGGGACATGATCATGGTGTCGTCTCCAGATTATTAGAGTCCTTACCTGATGTTGGTCCGCCTTCGGTTGGGTTGGTGCCTGATGAACGACGAACGGTTCAGGCTGACGACAGCGCCAGGGTCAGTTGGAAGACGACCGGCAAACACCGATTTCTTCCTTGAACAACTCCATGAAACCCTTCAAACGCTGATGGCGAATCTGCGCCAGGTGCTGGCCCGTGACGGTCTGGAAGCCGTCCGCCAGGTGCAGCAGCTTGGTCTGGAAATGGTCGAGGCAAAAGCGCTTGTCGTCGTAGTCCCGTGCTTTGGCTTCCGGGTCCTGCGGGTCGTACAACGCACTGCCCATGCGCCCGGCGATGTAGAAGGTTCGCGCCACGCCGAGCATGCCGAGGGAATCGAGCCGGTCAGCGTCTTGCATGATTTTCGCTTCGAGGGTGGTCGGGGTGATGTTGGCGGAAAAGCTGTGAGCCTCGATGGCGTGGGTGGCGGCGGTGATTTTTGCGCCGGGCCAGTCCAGTGTCGTCAGCAGCGTCGCCGCTTTATCCGCTGCCAGCCTTGAGGCCTGGGAGCGCAACGGCGAGTTCTTCTCCACCGCCACGCAATCATGCAACAGCACCGCTGCCAACAACACGTCCAGATCACCGCCTTCTTGTGCGTGAAGCGTGCGCACGTTGTGCCAGACGCGCTGCAAGTGCGACAGGTCGTGGGCGCCGTCCTCCGAGGGTTCCAGCGCGTGGGGCAGGAGTGTCTCGGCGAGGGTTTGCAGGGGGGCGAAAGCGGTGGCGGTCATAAACATCCTTTTATGGGTCAAATCACCATTGTGGCGAGGGAGCTTGCTCCCGCTGGGCTGCGCAGCAGCCCCAATCTCAGGCGCCACGGTATTTCAGTTAGAACGGGGTTGCCAGTTTTACGACTGCTTCGCAGTCGGACGGGAGCAAGCTCCCTCGCCACAGATCGATTGCCGCCTTAGTATGGCGTTTTCCACTTCTGACAAGGCACGTCCATGACGATCGAGATCCGCCCGGCGACCCCCAGCGATGCACCGCAAATCCTCGCGTTCATCACTGAGCTGGCCGACTACGAACGTGCCCGTCACGAAGTCATCGCCAGCGTTGCCGACATCGAGCGCAGCCTGTTCAGCGAAGGCGCCACCGCCCACGGCCTGATCTGCCTGCGCGACGGTCTGGCGATCGGCTTCGCGGTGTTCTTCTTCAGCTATTCCACCTGGCTCGGCAGCAACTGCCTGTACCTCGAAGACCTCTACATCACCCCCGAACAACGCGGCGGCGGCGCCGGCAAAACCTTGCTGCGCCACCTGGCCAAAATCGCCTGCGCCAATGATTGCGGGCGTTTCGAATGGAGCGTGCTGGACTGGAACAAACCCGCCATCGAGTTCTACAAATCCCTCGGCGCGCAGCCACAGGAAGAGTGGGTGCGTTATCGGATGGATGGGGCGGTGTTGCGGGAGTTTGCCGAGGGGCGTTGAGGGCTGATGGCAATCTGCTGCTGAACCGGTTGTCGACATCGCTCTAGTCCGGCACTCTGTGCGCCTTTTGCGCGCTCACGGACGATATATGCCATGCAAACAGGCTTCCGCTGAGTTCCCCCTAAGTTCATGTACATCCCCCACCCGCCGTGTGGGCGGTGATGGGGATAAGTACGCGTTTTTGTTTGATTTGTTTAAAGGGATTTATATGGCAAGGCTTTTAGCCGTTTTGATGTTCTGTGTGTTGTGTTCATCGTGCATGCACTTGGACGTGCCGGCCGCGCGGATCGAATTTACCTCACTTGAATATGATTCAGGTTCTTATTATTTGCGATTCAGGTCCGACCGGGATCTGGTCAACTTGTACGACGCGCACGGCATCAGCGCGCAAGTCGGTACCTGGGTGAACTGTTCCCTGGATGGAGACACTGATTTTTCCATCCTGCATCACATTCAATTGTCGGCGAATGGCCCGGTGGATGAGGTGCGGATCGTTGAGGGTGATCGTCGTTATGAATTCAAGGCCTGGTTTAGATTTGAAGAGGATGAAGACGAGGGAAGTAGTTCTCGTCCCATTCGCAAAGAAGTGCTGTTGTCATTGTTGAAAAAGCAGGAATACATCCCCTGCATGGCGCGCATCACGGCCTTTTTGTATAAGGCGTATTACTCCAAGGTTATGTACATTCCGACTTCGCGGATTATTGCCGAAGTCGAGAAAGAAATAACGGCGCCAGAATATGTCATCTTGCCGCCGGAGGATCGGCAGTTGTCCTGGTTGCTGTTCGAACCGATCTGCATTAATGAAACGCGCTACTACGCGGGCACCATCATCGTTCATGGAGGGGTATGCAGTGGTTTGCCCTACAGCGGACTGTTGAGTTCATTTGCGCCGCTTACAGGTCAGTTCCAGATTGTCGATAGCAAAACCAAACAGCCGAGAGCCAATGTCAGCTACTTCATAAGACGTGCTGACGGGCGGGAGGAGGAAGGGTTGAGCGACGCGCAAGGCAAAACGCACATCTTTGGGGCCAATGAGCATGAATCCTTCAAGCTTTTCGTGTCCGGTGACGATGTCGAAGGTATTGGGATATAGCGTTTGTTGATTCCCATAATATGGGACGATAAATTACATATTGAGATTTTACCGCTAGGAGGTCTATAGTCCAGCTCACTCACTGCCAATAAACAAAACAGGTGAAGCGATGCTGGCGCAATTGATCGCGCTCGATTGGGGGACAACCTCATTACGTGCTTACAAACTCGCCGCGGGTGGCCAGGTGCTGGAACAGCGTTCGCTGTCGTCCGGGATCATGCAGCTGCCGCGCACGCCGCGAATCATCAACGGCCAGGAATGCACCGACGGTTTTGAACTGGCCTTCGATGACGCCTGCGGTGACTGGCTCGACGCGCAACCCGATTTACCGGTGATTGCCTGCGGTATGGTCGGCAGCGCCCAGGGCTGGCGAGAAGCGTCCTACCAGGACACGCCGGCCAACGTCGCCAATCTCGGAAACTCCCTACAAACCGTTCGCAGTCTTCGCGGTGTCGATGTGCACATCGTGCCGGGTGTGATTCAACGTTCGCATCTACCGAACGTGATGCGTGGCGAAGAAACCCAAGTGCTTGGCGTGTTACAGAACCTGCCGAGCGGGGCGAGCGGCGATCTGTTGATCGGCTTGCCGGGCAGTCATTCGAAATGGGTGGAAGTGGCCGACGGCTGCATCGTTCATTTCGACACCTTCATGACCGGCGAAGTCTTCGCCGTGCTCAGCGAACACAGCATTCTCGGGCGCACCCAACAGCAGGGCACATCGTTCGATGGCCAGGCGTTTGATCGCGGTGTGCAAGTGGCGTTGTCGGCGGACGGCGAGATCGGGCCGTTGTCGACCTTGTTTAGCGCTCGCAGCCTCGGGCTGACCGGCGAACTCAGCGCCACCGCGCAACCGGACTATTTGTCCGGCCTGTTGATCGGGCATGAGCTATCGGCTTTGGCCAACGTTCAGCGCCGCCGTCGTAACAGCGTGCATCTGCCCTCGATCATCCTCATCGGTAATACCCAACTCTGCGCCCGCTACAGCCGGGCCCTCGATGCCTGCGGCTTTGCCAAAGTGACCCTGGCCGAACAGGCCACCGAGCGCGGGTTGTGGCAACTGGCGGTTGCCGCCGGACTGATCAAACACCATCCATCCCGTTAAACCTGACTGGAGGTCTGACATGCTCAAGCAAGCCCTGGCGCAAAACGGCCTGATCGCGATCCTGCGCGGCCTGCGTCCAACAGAGGCTGCGGCCATCGGCGAAGTCCTGTACAGCGCCGGATTTCGCGTCATTGAAGTGCCGCTCAATTCCCCCGAGCCGTACGAAAGTATCCGCATCCTGCGCAGTACCTTGCCTGCCGATTGCCTGATCGGCGCGGGCACGGTGCTGACACCGGAACAGGTCGAGCAGGTGAAAGCGGCGGGCGGGCAGGTGATCGTCATGCCCCACAGCGATCCCAAGGTGTTGCGCGCGGCGAAGACGGCGGGGTTGTTCCTGTCGCCGGGCGTGGCGACGCCGACCGAAGCCTTTGCCGCATTGGCCGAAGGCGCAGATGTGCTGAAGATGTTTCCCGCCGAGCAGATGGGCCCAGCCGTAGTGAAAGCCTGGCTCGCGGTGTTGCCGGCCGGGACCATTCTGGCGCCGGTCGGTGGCATCACGCCGGACAACATGCAGGTGTTTATCGACGCGGGCGTCAAAGGTTTCGGCCTGGGTTCCGGGTTGTTCAAACCGGGCATGACGCCCGAGCAAGTGGCGGCCAATGCCAAGGCTTACGTCACTGCCTGGAAAGCCCTGAGCTAAGACTTTTTGGCGCTGTGAGCGCTGCATCTAACAAGAGAGACAACAAGATGAAAATCACCAAACTCACCACCTTCATCGTGCCGCCGCGCTGGTGCTTCCTCAAGATCGAAACCGACGAAGGCGTGACCGGCTGGGGCGAACCCGTGGTCGAAGGCCGCGCCCACACCGTCGCCGCAGCCGTTGAAGAATTGTCCGACTACCTGATCGGCAAAGACCCACGCAACATCGAAGACATCTGGACCGTGCTCTATCGCGGCGGCTTCTACCGGGGCGGCGCGATTCACATGAGCGCACTGGCCGGTATCGATCAGGCGTTGTGGGACATCAAGGGCAAGGCGCTGGGCGTGTCGGTCAGCGATTTGCTCGGTGGCCAGGTGCGGGACAAGATTCGCGTGTATTCGTGGATCGGTGGCGACCGCCCGGCGGACACCGCGCGCGCGGCGAAAGAAGCGGTCGAGCGTGGTTTCACTGCGGTGAAAATGAACGGCACCGAAGAGCTGCAATTCCTCGATTCCTTCGAGAAAGTCGACCTGGCCCTGGCCAACGTCGCTGCCGTGCGTGACGCGGTCGGGCCGAACGTTGGCATCGGTGTCGACTTCCATGGCCGGGTGCACAAACCCATGGCCAAGGTGCTGATGAAGGAACTCGACCCGTACAAACTGATGTTTATCGAAGAACCGGTGCTCAGCGAAAACTACGAAGCGCTGAAGGAACTGGCGCCGCTGACCAGCACGCCGATTGCCCTCGGCGAACGCTTGTTTTCGCGCTGGGATTTCAAGCGCGTGCTCAGCGAAGGCTACGTCGACATCATCCAGCCCGATGCTTCCCACGCTGGCGGCATCACCGAAACCCGCAAGATCGCCAACATGGCCGAAGCCTACGACGTGGCGCTGGCGCTGCACTGCCCGCTGGGCCCGATTGCCCTGGCGGCGTGCCTGCAACTGGACGCGGTTTGCTACAACGCGTTCATCCAGGAACAGAGCCTGGGCATTCACTACAACGAGAGCAACGACCTGCTGGATTACGTCAAGGATCCGCGGGTGTTTGATTACGACAAAGGCTTCGTGAAGATTCCGAATGGCCCGGGCCTGGGCATCGAGATCAACGAGGAATATGTGATCGAACGTGCGGCGGTCGGGCATCGCTGGCGCAACCCGATCTGGCGCCATGCCGATGGCAGTTTCGCCGAGTGGTGATACCCACGCGGTGATCGTTCCCACGCTCCGCGTCGATCGTTCCCACGCTGAGCGTGGGAACGATCACAACTTACGCCCTCAATAAACATAAGAAGAGGCATCCCTCATGCAACCGCAAACCCTCACCGGGCAGGCGTCGTTGGTGACGCCCAGCCGTAAGCGTTTTTTCATCATGGTGCTGCTGTTTATCACCGTGGTGATCAACTACCTCGACCG contains:
- a CDS encoding HD domain-containing protein; the encoded protein is MTATAFAPLQTLAETLLPHALEPSEDGAHDLSHLQRVWHNVRTLHAQEGGDLDVLLAAVLLHDCVAVEKNSPLRSQASRLAADKAATLLTTLDWPGAKITAATHAIEAHSFSANITPTTLEAKIMQDADRLDSLGMLGVARTFYIAGRMGSALYDPQDPEAKARDYDDKRFCLDHFQTKLLHLADGFQTVTGQHLAQIRHQRLKGFMELFKEEIGVCRSSSN
- a CDS encoding GNAT family N-acetyltransferase gives rise to the protein MTIEIRPATPSDAPQILAFITELADYERARHEVIASVADIERSLFSEGATAHGLICLRDGLAIGFAVFFFSYSTWLGSNCLYLEDLYITPEQRGGGAGKTLLRHLAKIACANDCGRFEWSVLDWNKPAIEFYKSLGAQPQEEWVRYRMDGAVLREFAEGR
- a CDS encoding 2-dehydro-3-deoxygalactonokinase, whose protein sequence is MLAQLIALDWGTTSLRAYKLAAGGQVLEQRSLSSGIMQLPRTPRIINGQECTDGFELAFDDACGDWLDAQPDLPVIACGMVGSAQGWREASYQDTPANVANLGNSLQTVRSLRGVDVHIVPGVIQRSHLPNVMRGEETQVLGVLQNLPSGASGDLLIGLPGSHSKWVEVADGCIVHFDTFMTGEVFAVLSEHSILGRTQQQGTSFDGQAFDRGVQVALSADGEIGPLSTLFSARSLGLTGELSATAQPDYLSGLLIGHELSALANVQRRRRNSVHLPSIILIGNTQLCARYSRALDACGFAKVTLAEQATERGLWQLAVAAGLIKHHPSR
- a CDS encoding 2-dehydro-3-deoxy-6-phosphogalactonate aldolase, producing MLKQALAQNGLIAILRGLRPTEAAAIGEVLYSAGFRVIEVPLNSPEPYESIRILRSTLPADCLIGAGTVLTPEQVEQVKAAGGQVIVMPHSDPKVLRAAKTAGLFLSPGVATPTEAFAALAEGADVLKMFPAEQMGPAVVKAWLAVLPAGTILAPVGGITPDNMQVFIDAGVKGFGLGSGLFKPGMTPEQVAANAKAYVTAWKALS
- the dgoD gene encoding galactonate dehydratase, producing the protein MKITKLTTFIVPPRWCFLKIETDEGVTGWGEPVVEGRAHTVAAAVEELSDYLIGKDPRNIEDIWTVLYRGGFYRGGAIHMSALAGIDQALWDIKGKALGVSVSDLLGGQVRDKIRVYSWIGGDRPADTARAAKEAVERGFTAVKMNGTEELQFLDSFEKVDLALANVAAVRDAVGPNVGIGVDFHGRVHKPMAKVLMKELDPYKLMFIEEPVLSENYEALKELAPLTSTPIALGERLFSRWDFKRVLSEGYVDIIQPDASHAGGITETRKIANMAEAYDVALALHCPLGPIALAACLQLDAVCYNAFIQEQSLGIHYNESNDLLDYVKDPRVFDYDKGFVKIPNGPGLGIEINEEYVIERAAVGHRWRNPIWRHADGSFAEW